GCTTCTCCGGTTTCCGTCCCCTGCAGGAAGAGGCGGTGGACGCGATCCTCTCCGGGCGGGATCTGGCGATGCTCCTCCCGACCGGAGGGGGAAAATCGCTGTGCTACCAGCTCCCCTCCCTCGTGATGGAGGGGCTCACCGTCGTCGTCTCTCCCCTGATCGCCCTGATGCACGATCAGGTGATCGCGCTGCACGAGCTGGGAGTCGAGGCGGCGATGATCTCGTCGGCGCAGAGTGCACAGGAGCAGCAGGAAGTCTACGCAAAGGCGAAAAACGGCGTTTTGAAGCTCCTCTACGTCGCCCCCGAGCGGCTGGCCAACGGGGGGTTCCTCTCGTGGCTGGGGAGCCTCCCGATCAACTTCTTCGTCATCGACGAGGCCCACTGTATCAGCGAATGGGGGCATGAATTCCGCGACGACTACCGACGGCTTGGCGAACTGCGCGCCGCGTTCCCCGACACCCCGATCGCCGCCTTCACCGCCACCGCGACCGAAAAAGTGCGCGAGGACATCCTCTCGCAGCTGGGGCTGCGCGACCCGCTGATCCTCCGCGCCCCCGTGCTGCGCAAGAACATCACGATCACCGTCCGCGAGCGCGACAGCGGATGGCGCACCGAGATGATGGAGATCCTGCGCAAGCACGCCGGGGAGAGCGGGATCGTCTACGCCTTCTCCCGCCGCGAGACCGAGGAGCTCGCCGATTTCCTCTCCGGCAAGGGGTTCAAATGCGCCCCCTACCACGCGGGGCTTAGTTCCGAACAGCGCCACGCCACCCACCAGTCGTTTCTAAATGACGAGACGCCCCTCATCGTCGCCACCGTCGCGTTCGGGATGGGGATCGACAAGGGGGACATCCGCTTCGTCATCCACACCTCGCTCCCCAAGACGATCGAGAACTACTATCAGGAGATCGGGCGCGCGGGGCGCGACGGGATCGAATCGGAGGCGGTGCTGTTCTATTCGGGGAGCGATTTTTTCACCAAGAAGCGGCTCATCGACGAGGGGGGCGACCCGCAATACCGGGAGATGATCCTCTCCAAACTCCGCGCAGCGATGGACTTCGCCACGGCCGAGGAGTGCCGTCACCGCCTGATCGCCGCCTATTTCAACGATACGGTGGAGCCCTGCGGGGACAAATGCGACAACTGCCTTGATACCGACAAGGCTAAAACCGACATCACCGTCGCGGCGCAGAAGTTTCTCTCGTGTGTCTACAAGACGGGGGAGCGGTTCGGCGCGACCTACCTCACCGAAGTCCTCGTCGGGGAGGAGAAGGAAAAAATCCTCTCCAACGGCCACGAGAGCCTCAGCGTCTTCGGGATCGGTAAGGAAATGAGCAAAAACACGTGGGGGACGATTGCCAAACGGCTCATCGAACTGGGCTCAATCGAGCCGGACGAGTATAAAGCCCTCAAGCTGACTCCAACGGGTGCGGAGATCCTGCGCGGGAAACAGAGCGTCTTTATCCGCACCGAGCGCCTCTCTCCCAAGAAAAAAGCGGCCAAGGAAAAAACCTCGCACCCGCACGCACCTGCGCATTACGAGGCATTCAGGGCGTTGCGTGCCACCATCGCAAAAGAACACCATATCCCCGCCTACATCGTCTTCGGGGACAAAACCCTCTACGAGCTCGCCGAACAGCTCCCGCAGACGCGGGAGGAGATGCTGGATGTCAGCGGTATCGGGGAAGTGAAGTTTGAGCGGTACGGGGAGGCGTTTTTGGAGTTGTCGCGGAATATTAAAGAAAACGGATAGGGGGTTATCTCCCCCGCCCTTTTCCCTTTTTCGGTGCCGCTTTTTTGGGCTCCTCTTCGCGTGCCACCCGCGGTCCGCGCTTGCCGATGTGTTTGGGCTGGACGGGTTCTTTTTTCTTTTTGTGGCCGAATGCTCCGGGAGTGCGCCCTTTTTTCTCGGCCTCCTTGGCCATGCTTTTACCCCGCGTTTTGGCCAGGCCGTCGGTCGCAGGCGGTTCGAATCCCGCAACCGGAACGATCTCGACGTTTTTCCCCAGCATGGTGACGATTTTTTTCCAGGAGAGCGATTCGGAAGCGCAAAGAAGCGTTATCGCCGTCCCTTCTTTCCCCGCACGCCCCGTCCGTCCGATGCGGTGAATGTAATCCGAGGCGATGTGGGGAATATCGTAGTTGATGACGACGTCGAGTCCTTCGATGTCGAGTCCCCGCGCGGCGATGTCGGTGGCGACGAGGATGCGGCTTTTTCCTTCGCGGAAATCGCGCAGCGCGCGGTCGCGCGCGCCGTGTTTTTTATCCCCGTGGATCGTGACGCAGGGAAGGCCGCTTTCGCGCAGGTATTCGCTCACTTCATCGGCGATCGCCTTGGTGCGGGTAAAGACGAGGACCTGGGGATAGTTGTTCGAGCCGATCAGGTACGCCAACAGTTCCCGCTTGCGCTCGGCTTCGACCGGATGGACGATCTGGCGGATCGTCGCGTCGGC
The DNA window shown above is from Campylobacterota bacterium and carries:
- the recQ gene encoding DNA helicase RecQ, with product MSHPPRDKFSVLKHTFGFSGFRPLQEEAVDAILSGRDLAMLLPTGGGKSLCYQLPSLVMEGLTVVVSPLIALMHDQVIALHELGVEAAMISSAQSAQEQQEVYAKAKNGVLKLLYVAPERLANGGFLSWLGSLPINFFVIDEAHCISEWGHEFRDDYRRLGELRAAFPDTPIAAFTATATEKVREDILSQLGLRDPLILRAPVLRKNITITVRERDSGWRTEMMEILRKHAGESGIVYAFSRRETEELADFLSGKGFKCAPYHAGLSSEQRHATHQSFLNDETPLIVATVAFGMGIDKGDIRFVIHTSLPKTIENYYQEIGRAGRDGIESEAVLFYSGSDFFTKKRLIDEGGDPQYREMILSKLRAAMDFATAEECRHRLIAAYFNDTVEPCGDKCDNCLDTDKAKTDITVAAQKFLSCVYKTGERFGATYLTEVLVGEEKEKILSNGHESLSVFGIGKEMSKNTWGTIAKRLIELGSIEPDEYKALKLTPTGAEILRGKQSVFIRTERLSPKKKAAKEKTSHPHAPAHYEAFRALRATIAKEHHIPAYIVFGDKTLYELAEQLPQTREEMLDVSGIGEVKFERYGEAFLELSRNIKENG
- a CDS encoding DEAD/DEAH box helicase, with amino-acid sequence MPFSTLNPTLQANLSALGYTTPTPIQTKVIPLMLRGRDILGAAQTGTGKTAAFALPILQHLGKGESEEIARPRALILVPTRELATQMTRAIRSYALGLDLRILNVFGGVNIDKQIASLSKGADLLIATPGRLIELNKQGHVPLSKISHLVLDEADTIMDMGFIREIEQIVDMLPPSRQTALFSATMTGAVKRLSERVLKRPLLVEIDNLKAADATIRQIVHPVEAERKRELLAYLIGSNNYPQVLVFTRTKAIADEVSEYLRESGLPCVTIHGDKKHGARDRALRDFREGKSRILVATDIAARGLDIEGLDVVINYDIPHIASDYIHRIGRTGRAGKEGTAITLLCASESLSWKKIVTMLGKNVEIVPVAGFEPPATDGLAKTRGKSMAKEAEKKGRTPGAFGHKKKKEPVQPKHIGKRGPRVAREEEPKKAAPKKGKGRGR